A genomic region of Marinihelvus fidelis contains the following coding sequences:
- a CDS encoding BatD family protein produces MMSRCIAALALIAMVLSASPAQGQDALVRTQLKSEGPFWVGERITVVVELLVPGYFASASAFDLPDPSGVLLMPPQTHPLVSSEAIDGNSYTVQRHELPAWAIRNDASGVPAFTVRVSFKRNPLDKDGEPATLTTQALPISVRIPPGAEGLGTVISARGLDISDTWDPQPGADPVKAGDALKRTVTFSAADVPGMLFPQLPTQAIDGIGIYPKHQVRDQAERGVMRGESVDQVTYVFERPGQFVIPAAQLTWFDLDSNTLKTHTFEAQAVSVIANPALAPTSPGANAGETSIVSTWVSLPRAVQVFLVLVSLLALGLIAILLSPNARVGLTRWSQPLRPVHLSPLNPVTHRRR; encoded by the coding sequence ATGATGTCCCGGTGCATCGCTGCCCTTGCGCTCATCGCCATGGTGTTGAGCGCGTCGCCGGCCCAGGGCCAGGACGCCCTGGTTCGAACCCAGCTGAAGTCCGAAGGGCCGTTCTGGGTAGGCGAGCGCATCACCGTGGTCGTCGAACTGCTCGTGCCAGGGTATTTTGCCAGCGCTTCGGCCTTTGACCTGCCGGATCCCAGCGGCGTACTGCTGATGCCGCCGCAGACTCACCCCCTGGTCAGCAGCGAGGCCATTGATGGCAACAGCTACACGGTGCAACGCCATGAACTGCCGGCATGGGCCATCCGCAACGATGCCAGCGGTGTTCCGGCATTTACGGTACGGGTATCGTTCAAACGCAACCCGCTGGACAAGGATGGTGAACCGGCGACCCTGACCACGCAGGCCCTGCCGATTTCGGTCAGGATACCCCCCGGTGCCGAAGGCCTGGGCACGGTCATCAGTGCCCGGGGGCTGGATATCAGCGACACCTGGGATCCCCAGCCGGGGGCGGACCCGGTCAAGGCCGGCGATGCCCTCAAGCGGACCGTCACGTTCAGCGCAGCGGACGTGCCGGGGATGCTGTTTCCACAGTTGCCAACCCAGGCGATAGACGGCATCGGAATCTATCCGAAACACCAGGTGCGCGACCAGGCCGAGCGGGGCGTGATGCGCGGCGAGAGTGTCGACCAGGTGACGTATGTCTTCGAGCGGCCCGGGCAGTTCGTCATTCCGGCGGCACAGCTGACCTGGTTTGACCTGGACTCGAACACGCTGAAAACGCATACCTTCGAAGCCCAGGCCGTGTCGGTCATTGCAAATCCTGCCCTGGCACCGACTTCGCCAGGGGCGAATGCGGGTGAAACTTCAATCGTCTCAACCTGGGTTTCGTTGCCCCGGGCCGTCCAGGTTTTTCTCGTCCTGGTGTCGCTGCTGGCCCTCGGCTTGATTGCCATTCTGCTCAGCCCGAATGCGAGAGTAGGGTTGACCCGGTGGAGCCAGCCACTACGGCCGGTACACCTGTCGCCGCTCAACCCCGTCACACACCGTCGTCGCTGA
- a CDS encoding tetratricopeptide repeat protein has protein sequence MSGAGHVLNRRRLLMLLGVVVVAGLAYGSWAVPGFWMKPERHGDRLMAAKQYGEAAEAYTDPWSIGVAQYRNGDFKEAVQTFARVPGATGAYDRGNALLMHGAYEEAIDAYDRALGFRPGWQEAEDNKALAIARKKVIDDAGANRDQESAGAYDPDQTVVDQQQGDDKKGDPQEMNGDPMSDEALRASWLRRVQTTPADFLRAKFAYQAARSDTAPATPEGQGESP, from the coding sequence ATGAGCGGTGCAGGCCATGTGCTGAACCGCCGCAGGCTGCTCATGCTGCTGGGCGTGGTGGTCGTTGCCGGCCTGGCTTATGGCAGCTGGGCTGTGCCCGGTTTCTGGATGAAACCGGAGCGCCATGGCGACCGGCTGATGGCCGCTAAACAGTACGGGGAAGCGGCTGAGGCCTATACCGACCCCTGGTCGATCGGCGTGGCGCAGTATCGCAACGGCGATTTCAAGGAAGCGGTGCAGACCTTTGCCCGGGTACCCGGCGCTACCGGTGCCTACGACCGTGGCAACGCCCTGCTCATGCACGGCGCCTATGAAGAGGCAATCGACGCCTATGACCGCGCACTGGGCTTCAGGCCGGGGTGGCAGGAGGCCGAGGACAACAAGGCCCTGGCCATCGCGCGCAAGAAGGTGATCGATGACGCCGGTGCCAATCGCGACCAGGAGTCCGCCGGGGCCTACGACCCCGACCAGACCGTCGTCGACCAGCAACAGGGGGACGACAAGAAGGGTGATCCGCAGGAAATGAACGGGGACCCGATGTCCGACGAAGCGCTGCGTGCCTCCTGGCTGCGTCGCGTCCAGACCACACCGGCCGATTTCCTGCGCGCGAAGTTTGCCTACCAGGCAGCCCGGTCCGATACCGCACCGGCGACGCCGGAAGGGCAGGGTGAATCGCCATGA
- a CDS encoding VWA domain-containing protein, which produces MLTLALPWWLLLLPLPALVWWLVPPYRTSRQGLVVPFLGRLARLLGQQPSAGATVSRGTLARWLVLWGCWACVVVAIARPQVIEPPVSRDIPVRDMLLAVDLSGSMATQDFTDAQGQSVDRLAAVKQVLDGFLARRQGDRVGLIFFGSAAFVQAPFTEDLDVVRELLDEAQVRMAGPQTAFGDALGLAINVFDRSSVDEKVLIALTDGNDTASQVPPEKAAQIAHDKGIVIHTVAVGDPKAAGEDALDEVTLQRVASSTGGIYSHAADRQQLEAIYDQLDALETRKVQTQSHRPRRDVYWWALAAALGLSMLYMGLGVVRQMMAGRGQPDEGPGGATLVAASPMLLAAPLAFHFIRPEWLLLLLPVAWLWWRLRRHADGRQAWRGIVAPHLLEHLLGGQEKARRFGPLEWLGLAWLLAILAIAGPTWKHEPSPFADDTAALAIVVRVTPSMITEDVQPSRLERATQKIHDLLQQRGNARTALVAYAGSAHLVMPATRDGGIIDSFAGSLSPDIMPVSGDVAAEALALADSALAAAGGGSIVWMTDGVAQEQAAALADWRGGSGTDLRLWTMLLPGDEQDALRAAARPARAEIVSLTADDSDVQAVARAARFANVTGADGDTRWAESGYWLTPLIALALLPFFRRGWLVPAARTVA; this is translated from the coding sequence ATGCTGACGTTGGCGCTGCCGTGGTGGCTGCTGCTGTTGCCCCTGCCGGCGCTGGTCTGGTGGCTGGTGCCGCCTTACAGGACCTCGCGCCAGGGGCTTGTGGTGCCCTTCCTGGGGCGCCTGGCGCGCTTGTTGGGCCAGCAGCCTTCGGCCGGTGCGACCGTGTCCCGCGGCACGCTGGCGCGTTGGCTGGTGCTGTGGGGGTGCTGGGCCTGCGTGGTGGTCGCCATCGCACGCCCGCAGGTCATTGAGCCACCGGTCAGCCGGGATATTCCGGTCCGCGACATGCTCCTGGCGGTGGACCTGTCGGGCTCCATGGCGACCCAGGATTTCACCGACGCCCAGGGTCAATCCGTTGACCGGCTGGCGGCCGTCAAGCAGGTGCTGGATGGTTTCCTGGCCCGCCGCCAGGGTGACCGTGTTGGGCTGATCTTCTTCGGCAGCGCCGCTTTTGTACAGGCGCCGTTCACCGAGGACCTGGACGTGGTGCGCGAACTGCTGGACGAGGCCCAGGTGCGCATGGCCGGGCCGCAGACTGCGTTCGGCGACGCGCTGGGCCTGGCGATCAACGTGTTCGATCGCAGCAGCGTGGACGAGAAAGTGCTGATTGCGCTGACCGACGGCAACGACACAGCCAGCCAGGTGCCGCCGGAAAAAGCCGCGCAGATCGCCCATGACAAGGGGATCGTCATCCATACCGTGGCCGTCGGGGACCCGAAGGCCGCCGGCGAAGACGCGCTGGATGAAGTCACGCTGCAGCGGGTGGCCTCAAGCACGGGCGGCATCTATTCACACGCGGCGGACCGTCAGCAGCTCGAAGCGATCTATGACCAGCTCGATGCGCTGGAAACCCGCAAGGTGCAGACCCAGTCCCACCGCCCCAGGCGTGATGTTTACTGGTGGGCGCTGGCGGCCGCGCTGGGGTTGTCGATGCTCTACATGGGCCTGGGCGTGGTCCGGCAGATGATGGCTGGCCGCGGCCAACCGGACGAAGGGCCTGGCGGCGCGACGCTGGTGGCCGCCTCGCCGATGCTGCTGGCCGCGCCGCTTGCATTTCACTTTATCCGTCCTGAATGGCTGCTGTTGCTGCTGCCGGTCGCCTGGCTGTGGTGGCGGTTACGTCGTCACGCCGACGGCCGCCAGGCCTGGCGGGGCATCGTCGCCCCGCACCTGTTGGAGCACCTGCTGGGCGGGCAGGAAAAAGCCCGTCGTTTTGGCCCGCTGGAGTGGCTGGGGCTGGCGTGGCTACTGGCCATCCTGGCCATTGCCGGGCCGACCTGGAAGCATGAGCCATCCCCCTTTGCCGACGATACCGCGGCGCTAGCCATTGTCGTCAGGGTCACGCCTTCGATGATCACCGAAGACGTCCAGCCCAGTCGGCTGGAGCGCGCCACGCAGAAAATCCACGACCTGCTGCAACAGCGCGGCAACGCCCGCACCGCTCTTGTCGCCTATGCCGGCTCGGCCCACCTGGTGATGCCGGCCACCCGCGATGGCGGCATCATCGACAGTTTCGCCGGCTCGCTGTCGCCTGACATCATGCCGGTGAGCGGTGACGTGGCCGCCGAGGCCCTGGCGCTGGCCGATTCCGCGCTGGCCGCGGCCGGTGGCGGATCCATCGTCTGGATGACCGATGGCGTGGCCCAGGAGCAGGCCGCGGCGCTGGCCGACTGGCGGGGCGGTTCGGGTACTGACCTGCGCCTGTGGACCATGCTGTTGCCAGGTGACGAACAGGACGCGCTGCGTGCGGCTGCGCGCCCGGCACGCGCTGAAATCGTGTCACTCACCGCCGATGATTCCGATGTCCAGGCGGTGGCCCGCGCGGCCCGGTTCGCGAACGTCACCGGTGCCGATGGCGATACCCGCTGGGCGGAGTCAGGTTACTGGCTGACCCCGCTGATTGCGCTCGCGTTGCTGCCATTTTTCCGGCGCGGCTGGCTGGTGCCCGCGGCAAGGACGGTTGCATGA
- a CDS encoding DUF4381 domain-containing protein, whose product MNDASPTSLDRLHDLVVPPPAPFWPPAPGWQVVFALVTIGVLVLALKWFIRWQQNHYRREALAELARIERAQSGSDHVPATALALSDLLKRTALTAYHRPDVAALTGPEWFRFLDEAAGTQFSQGLGEQFDALLYSTAAGRDTANPTAAVPAELFAQARAWIRDHRPC is encoded by the coding sequence TTGAACGACGCTTCACCCACCAGCCTGGACCGGCTGCACGACCTGGTGGTGCCGCCGCCGGCGCCGTTCTGGCCGCCGGCGCCCGGCTGGCAGGTGGTGTTTGCACTGGTCACCATCGGCGTCCTGGTGCTGGCGTTGAAGTGGTTTATCCGTTGGCAGCAGAACCATTATCGGCGCGAAGCGCTGGCGGAGTTGGCCAGGATCGAGCGGGCGCAGTCGGGTTCAGATCATGTGCCGGCCACGGCGCTGGCGCTGTCTGACCTGCTCAAACGCACCGCATTGACCGCCTATCACCGTCCTGATGTCGCGGCGCTGACCGGCCCGGAATGGTTCCGGTTCCTGGACGAGGCGGCCGGAACCCAATTCAGCCAGGGGTTGGGTGAGCAGTTTGATGCGTTGCTGTATTCCACGGCCGCTGGTCGCGACACCGCGAACCCAACGGCCGCGGTGCCTGCCGAACTGTTCGCCCAGGCACGCGCCTGGATCAGGGACCACCGGCCATGCTGA
- a CDS encoding DUF58 domain-containing protein, protein MKPEAKAAGVHVSLADLVAMRHRAQGFSFLPSQPIHSMLAGRHASRLRGRGLNFEEIRRYQPGDDIRQIDWKVTARTRQTHSRVYTEERERTTLLLVDQRINMFFGSQKRMKSVTAAEAAAVAAWRVLDQQDEVGALVFNDSEVVEVRPHRSQGAVMRLLDAVVNMNQALSVNAGIRSNPGMFNEVLRRCDRLARHDVLVCIISDGTGQDEESRRLLTRIARHNDVLFGFVFDPLESELPAAGRLVFGDADGQLEVDTAQKRLRERFTREFEDGRADGREFLLHRETPVIPLNTVDDVAEQVRRRLGGRL, encoded by the coding sequence ATGAAGCCGGAGGCCAAAGCCGCCGGGGTCCATGTCAGCCTGGCCGACCTGGTGGCCATGCGTCACCGCGCCCAGGGGTTCAGCTTCCTGCCCAGCCAGCCAATCCATTCAATGCTGGCTGGCCGGCACGCGTCCAGGCTGCGTGGGCGCGGCCTGAATTTCGAGGAAATCCGTCGCTACCAGCCGGGTGACGACATCCGCCAGATCGACTGGAAGGTCACCGCGCGCACGCGCCAGACCCATTCGCGGGTGTACACCGAGGAGCGCGAGCGGACCACGTTGCTGCTGGTCGACCAGCGCATCAACATGTTTTTTGGTAGCCAGAAGCGCATGAAATCCGTGACCGCGGCGGAGGCGGCCGCTGTGGCTGCCTGGCGTGTGCTCGACCAGCAGGACGAGGTGGGCGCGCTGGTGTTCAACGACAGCGAGGTCGTCGAGGTCCGTCCCCATCGCAGCCAGGGTGCCGTCATGCGGCTGCTGGATGCGGTGGTGAACATGAACCAGGCCCTGTCCGTCAATGCCGGTATCCGTTCCAACCCGGGCATGTTCAACGAAGTTTTACGGCGCTGTGACCGCCTGGCGCGTCACGATGTGCTGGTGTGCATCATCAGTGACGGCACCGGGCAGGATGAAGAAAGCCGGCGGCTGCTCACCCGCATCGCCCGTCACAATGATGTACTGTTCGGTTTCGTCTTTGATCCTCTGGAGTCCGAGCTGCCTGCCGCCGGCCGGCTGGTTTTTGGCGATGCCGATGGCCAGCTGGAAGTCGACACGGCGCAGAAGCGGCTGCGTGAGCGTTTCACCCGCGAGTTCGAGGATGGCCGTGCCGATGGGCGTGAATTCCTGCTGCACCGGGAGACACCAGTCATCCCGCTCAACACCGTCGATGATGTCGCCGAGCAGGTGCGCCGGCGCCTGGGAGGGCGGCTTTGA